The Ovis canadensis isolate MfBH-ARS-UI-01 breed Bighorn chromosome 13, ARS-UI_OviCan_v2, whole genome shotgun sequence genome includes a region encoding these proteins:
- the GGT7 gene encoding glutathione hydrolase 7 isoform X3, translating into MAAENEASQESALGAYSPVDYMSITSFPRLPEDEPTPAVPLRGRKDEDAFLGDPDTDPDSFLKSARLQRLPSSSSEMGSQDGSPLRETRKDPFSAAASECSCRQDGLTVIVTACLTFATGVTVALIMQIYFGDPQIFHQGAVVTDAARCTSLGIEVLSKQGSSVDAAVAAALCLGIVAPHSSGLGGGGVMLVHDIRRNKSHLIDFRESAPGALREEALQRSWETKPGLLVGVPGMVKGLHEAHQLYGRLPWSQVLAFAAAVAQDGFNVTHDLAQALAEQPPPNASDRFRETFLPMGHPPLPGSLLRRPDLAAVLEVLGTYGPAAFYAGGNLTLEMVAEAQHAGGVITEEDFSNYSALLEKPVCGVYRGHLVLSPRPPHTGPALISALNILEGFNLTSLVSREQALHWVAETLKIALALASRLGDPIYDSTITESMDDMLSKVEAAYFRGQINDSQTAPVPLLPIYELNGAPTAAQVLIMGPDDFIVAMVSSLNRPFGSGLITPSGILLNSQMLDFSWPNRTANHPAPSLENSVQPGKRPLSFLLPTVVRPAEGLCGTYLALGANGAARGLSGLTQVLLNVLTLNRNLSDSLARGRLHPDLQTNLLQVSSQRKRLSSWKPGVTTWRR; encoded by the exons ATGGCGGCGGAGAACGAGGCCAGTCAGGAGAGCGCCCTGGGCGCCTACTCGCCGGTGGACTACATGAGCATCACCAGCTTCCCGAGGCTGCCGGAGGATGAGCCGACGCCCGCGGTCCCTCTGAGGGGCCGCAAGGACGAAGATGCCTTCCTGGGAGACCCGGATACCG ACCCGGACTCCTTCCTGAAGTCGGCGCGGCTGCAGCGGCTGCCTTCGTCGTCGTCGGAGATGGGCAGCCAGGACGGGTCGCCGCTGCGAGAGACGCGCAAAGATCCGTTCTCCGCGGCGGCGTCCGAGTGCTCCTGCCGCCAGGATGGGCTCACGGTGATCGTCACGGCCTGTCTCACCTTTGCCACCGGGGTCACTGTGGCGCTTATTATGCAGATCTACTTCGGGGACCcccag ATCTTTCACCAGGGAGCTGTGGTGACTGATGCCGCCCGCTGCACATCGCTGGGCAtcgaggtgctcagtaaacagggATCCTCCGTGGACGCGGCTGTCGCAGCGGCACTGTGTTTGGGGATCGTGGCTCCGCACAGTTCTGGTCTGGGCGG AGGGGGAGTGATGCTGGTACATGACATCCGACGAAATAAGAGCCACCTAATTGATTTCCGGGAGTCTGCACCTGGGGCTCTCAGGGAAGAGGCCCTGCAGAGATCCTGGGAGACCAAG CCCGGGCTTTTGGTGGGGGTTCCCGGAATGGTGAAGGGGCTACACGAAGCTCACCAGCTCTATGGCAG GCTGCCATGGTCCCAAGTCCTGGCCTTTGCAGCAGCTGTGGCCCAAGATGGCTTCAACGTGACCCATGATCTAG CCCAAGCCCTGGCCGAACAGCCGCCACCCAATGCGTCTGACCGCTTCCGTGAGACGTTCCTGCCGATGGGCCACCCACCACTACCTGGCTCTTTGCTGCGACGGCCTGACCTGGCAGCCGTGCTGGAGGTGCTCGGCACCTACGGCCCCGCCGCCTTCTACGCAGGTGGCAACCTCACGCTGGAGATGGTGGCGGAG GCTCAGCACGCAGGGGGCGTCATAACTGAGGAGGACTTCAGCAACTACAGTGCCCTCTTGGAGAAGCCTGTGTGTGGCGTGTACAGAG GCCACCTGGTTCTCAGTCCCCGACCCCCACACACAGGCCCTGCCCTCATCAGTGCTCTCAACATCCTTGAGGGGTTCAATCTCACCAGCCTGGTATCCCGGGAGCAGGCTCTTCACTGGGTGGCAGAG ACCCTGAAGATTGCATTAGCTCTGGCCAGCAGACTGGGAGATCCCATCTACGATTCTACCATCACTGAGAGCATGGATGACATGCTCAG CAAAGTGGAGGCTGCCTACTTCCGGGGCCAGATCAATGACTCCCAGACAGCCCCTGTCCCACTCCTGCCCATCTATGAGCTCAATGGGGCTCCCACGGCTGCCCAGGTGTTGATCATGGGCCCTGACGACTTCATTGTGGCCATGGTCAG CTCCCTGAACCGACCCTTTGGCAGTGGCCTCATCACCCCCTCGGGGATCCTGCTCAACAGCCAGATGCTGGACTTCTCTTGGCCCAACAGGACTGCTAACCACCCTGCACCCAGCCTG GAGAACTCGGTGCAGCCAGGGAAGCGGCCACTGTCATTTCTGCTGCCCACAGTGGTCCGGCCAGCAGAAGGACTCTGTGGAACCTACCTTGCCCTGGGGGCCAATGGAGCTGCCCGGGGCCTCAGCGGCCTGACCCAG
- the GGT7 gene encoding glutathione hydrolase 7 isoform X4, whose protein sequence is MAAENEASQESALGAYSPVDYMSITSFPRLPEDEPTPAVPLRGRKDEDAFLGDPDTDPDSFLKSARLQRLPSSSSEMGSQDGSPLRETRKDPFSAAASECSCRQDGLTVIVTACLTFATGVTVALIMQIYFGDPQIFHQGAVVTDAARCTSLGIEVLSKQGSSVDAAVAAALCLGIVAPHSSGLGGGGVMLVHDIRRNKSHLIDFRESAPGALREEALQRSWETKPGLLVGVPGMVKGLHEAHQLYGRLPWSQVLAFAAAVAQDGFNVTHDLAQALAEQPPPNASDRFRETFLPMGHPPLPGSLLRRPDLAAVLEVLGTYGPAAFYAGGNLTLEMVAEAQHAGGVITEEDFSNYSALLEKPVCGVYRGPALISALNILEGFNLTSLVSREQALHWVAETLKIALALASRLGDPIYDSTITESMDDMLSKVEAAYFRGQINDSQTAPVPLLPIYELNGAPTAAQVLIMGPDDFIVAMVSSLNRPFGSGLITPSGILLNSQMLDFSWPNRTANHPAPSLENSVQPGKRPLSFLLPTVVRPAEGLCGTYLALGANGAARGLSGLTQVLLNVLTLNRNLSDSLARGRLHPDLQTNLLQVSSQRKRLSSWKPGVTTWRR, encoded by the exons ATGGCGGCGGAGAACGAGGCCAGTCAGGAGAGCGCCCTGGGCGCCTACTCGCCGGTGGACTACATGAGCATCACCAGCTTCCCGAGGCTGCCGGAGGATGAGCCGACGCCCGCGGTCCCTCTGAGGGGCCGCAAGGACGAAGATGCCTTCCTGGGAGACCCGGATACCG ACCCGGACTCCTTCCTGAAGTCGGCGCGGCTGCAGCGGCTGCCTTCGTCGTCGTCGGAGATGGGCAGCCAGGACGGGTCGCCGCTGCGAGAGACGCGCAAAGATCCGTTCTCCGCGGCGGCGTCCGAGTGCTCCTGCCGCCAGGATGGGCTCACGGTGATCGTCACGGCCTGTCTCACCTTTGCCACCGGGGTCACTGTGGCGCTTATTATGCAGATCTACTTCGGGGACCcccag ATCTTTCACCAGGGAGCTGTGGTGACTGATGCCGCCCGCTGCACATCGCTGGGCAtcgaggtgctcagtaaacagggATCCTCCGTGGACGCGGCTGTCGCAGCGGCACTGTGTTTGGGGATCGTGGCTCCGCACAGTTCTGGTCTGGGCGG AGGGGGAGTGATGCTGGTACATGACATCCGACGAAATAAGAGCCACCTAATTGATTTCCGGGAGTCTGCACCTGGGGCTCTCAGGGAAGAGGCCCTGCAGAGATCCTGGGAGACCAAG CCCGGGCTTTTGGTGGGGGTTCCCGGAATGGTGAAGGGGCTACACGAAGCTCACCAGCTCTATGGCAG GCTGCCATGGTCCCAAGTCCTGGCCTTTGCAGCAGCTGTGGCCCAAGATGGCTTCAACGTGACCCATGATCTAG CCCAAGCCCTGGCCGAACAGCCGCCACCCAATGCGTCTGACCGCTTCCGTGAGACGTTCCTGCCGATGGGCCACCCACCACTACCTGGCTCTTTGCTGCGACGGCCTGACCTGGCAGCCGTGCTGGAGGTGCTCGGCACCTACGGCCCCGCCGCCTTCTACGCAGGTGGCAACCTCACGCTGGAGATGGTGGCGGAG GCTCAGCACGCAGGGGGCGTCATAACTGAGGAGGACTTCAGCAACTACAGTGCCCTCTTGGAGAAGCCTGTGTGTGGCGTGTACAGAG GCCCTGCCCTCATCAGTGCTCTCAACATCCTTGAGGGGTTCAATCTCACCAGCCTGGTATCCCGGGAGCAGGCTCTTCACTGGGTGGCAGAG ACCCTGAAGATTGCATTAGCTCTGGCCAGCAGACTGGGAGATCCCATCTACGATTCTACCATCACTGAGAGCATGGATGACATGCTCAG CAAAGTGGAGGCTGCCTACTTCCGGGGCCAGATCAATGACTCCCAGACAGCCCCTGTCCCACTCCTGCCCATCTATGAGCTCAATGGGGCTCCCACGGCTGCCCAGGTGTTGATCATGGGCCCTGACGACTTCATTGTGGCCATGGTCAG CTCCCTGAACCGACCCTTTGGCAGTGGCCTCATCACCCCCTCGGGGATCCTGCTCAACAGCCAGATGCTGGACTTCTCTTGGCCCAACAGGACTGCTAACCACCCTGCACCCAGCCTG GAGAACTCGGTGCAGCCAGGGAAGCGGCCACTGTCATTTCTGCTGCCCACAGTGGTCCGGCCAGCAGAAGGACTCTGTGGAACCTACCTTGCCCTGGGGGCCAATGGAGCTGCCCGGGGCCTCAGCGGCCTGACCCAG